The genomic interval GTTCGGTCTAGCTGTGGCTAGGTGATGAACCCTGTGCGCGTTCGAATTCAGCATTGACAGGTGGCTCAAGCTCACTTACTTTTCATGACTTGATTCTGGTGGGTAATTCAAATAAGAAGCCCATGAGCTTATACAGGATTGAATAATAGATCTTCCAAATAAAGAGCAAGTCATTCGTGTTTCCAAGCTGGCTGTTTAGGATCAAAGCATGGCTGGAAGGTTCGAAGGCTCTACAGAGGAGATGACCAAGGTGTTGCAAGATCTGCCGGAGACGGTTTCCCGTTGAGTAGGGCGACGCAGGTCACGAATCACCGGTCATAGGAGGAGCAGCACGATGGACGAGAGCATGGGACGGCTTCTGGATCATACGGACGGCATGGGGCAGGCCAAGATGTTCTCAAAGGCCTGGTACAACGAATACTTCAAGCGCGCCTATACGAGCCGGACTCATGCCCAGTTTTGCGAAGCGGTGTACGGGCGTGACCTCTGTCAGCACGGTATGATGGATGTGGAGGAAATGGATTTTTTGGCTTCGTTGCTCAAGCCCGGCGAGCAGGTTCTTGAAATCGGCTGTGCCAACGGCCGCATCACCGAATATCTGGCCGAAAAAACCAGTTGTTCGATTCTTGGGATCGATTACTCGGACGTGGCCATCTCTCAGGCTCAAGACCGCACTCAGTCCAAAACAGGAAGGCTGAGTTTTCGATGCGTAGATCTGATCGCCGACGACATCCCCGGTGAGGGGTATGACACCATCATCGCCGTGGACTGTGTCTATTTCATGGGCAACTACGATGTGACGATCAGAAAGCTGAATAATAAGCTGAAACCAGGCGGCCGGATGATCGTGGCGGCGTTCCAAGCCAAGGAGGAGGGTGATCCGGAAGACGTTTTAGAGCCCGGACGTACCCGTATGGCTCGGGTCCTGCAGACGTTGGGGCTGGTGTACCGGCAGTATAATTTCACGCCGAATATTCGAAACCATTGGGTGAAGAACTACGAAGTCTCTCGAGCGATGTATCGAGAATTTGCTGCCGAGGGGAATGAGTTTCTCGCCGATGCGCGCATTGCCGAGAACGGATGGTTCAAGGATCATGCGGAACGTGGAACGCTGGTGCGGTTCTTATACGTCATCAATCATAATCCCGATGTGGCATAGCCGATACGGATTCGGCTATGGGCGACACATTCGGCTGAGAAGCCGCCGTGGGTCTCATCAATTTGGAATCCTTAAGTTGGAAGGCTCTTCAGCTTAATCCGCTTCCGGCTCTGAACTGCCGTGCTGGTGAGACACCTTGTCTTCCTCGAAGAGGTCCGCCATTTCTTCTGCCATGACGGCAGCATCGTCCTGAACGGCGAACACGGGAATCTCTTTTCTCACCTTGGGTTTTTCTTCCGGCGAGGGGTCGGGTTGTTTTGGCGTGTCACTCATAGTCTCAGTATACACCAACGTTGGGAACAGTTATTCAAAGGCCTCGAGTGAAGATTTCTCGACAAATTGTCGCTGACAGCCCTGACAGGTCACGAAGTAGTAGGCATCCCGCACGGACAGGGTGGCTCGAAGGTCGAGGCTGACCCCCCGATGATTGCAGGCTGTGCAGGAGATCTCCTTGAGTCTGAGCGGCACATCAGGCTGTGTTCGCAGATAGAACTCCATATCAGCATAGACTGGAAACGTATAAAAGCACTTCTTGCAGAGCCCCCTCCAGTCGCCATCGGCCCCCATGAACCGCTCATCAATGGCAAAGCTGGATTGTTTGCAGATGGCGCATGGGACCGTGTTCAGGCGTCGTTCCACTTCTTGCTGAGTGAGTGTAACCATATTGAGAGTATAACGGGCGAGGAAAAGAAATCGCAACTCCGGTTCGGAGAATGATGAATGCCTTGACGGTTTGAGGGGCAGGTTTATACTCAACTTACGATGCATATGATCACGGACCGGCTATTGGTGGGGAACATTGACGATGCGAAGCAGCCAACGACGGCTATAGGTACACTGCTGCTGGTAGCCGAAGAGTTGACCGTTACTCCTGCCGCCTGGGTGGATTACCAGCACATTCCGTTTCGAGAGTTTGCCAAGGCCGACCACGCAAAACTGGCTCAAGCCGTTGAGTGGCTTGAACCGCGAGTGCCGAAGGGGCGGACACTGGTCTGTTGCCGAGCTGGGATGGGCCGGTCCGTATCGGTGGTCATGGCCTATCTTTGCTGCGTGGAGGGCCAAACATATGATGAAGTGTTGAAGCTAATCATGACTCGCCGTCCGAGTGCGATGCCGCTCCCGAATCTACAAGTTGCGATCGAACAGGTCCGACAGCGTCGGCGTGCCGCGTAGGACGATTCACCTCCTCTCCATCCTGGCCCTGTCGGTTCTCTAGCAAGGCTATCTTGCCTTTCGTGAAGGTCCATGGCGTAATGCGACCAGTCTGAAGCTCTGTCGTTCAATCGTATTATGCCAGAACTCCCGGAAGCCGAAGTCGTGACTCGACAAATCCGTGCCCGCCTCCTGGGAGCACGGCTGACCGAGGTATGGATCGGACGAGAAGATATTGTTCGAGAGGGGTATGCCGCCGCATCGTGGTATCGAGGTGCTACCTTGCAATCGGTCAACCGATACGGCAAGAGCGTGGCCTTAGCATTTGTGAACAGCCACGATTGTCGCTATGTCGTGGCGGAGCTGGGGATGACCGGGCTCCTTCTGTTCCCATCCGTACAGGTGAAACATCCGCAACATGTTCATGTGAGGCTGTTGTTTGAAGGTGGCTGCGAGCCTGAACTGCGGTACTGGAATCCGCGCAGATTTGGACGGCTGTCGTTTTTAGATAAAGCCGGACTTGACCAGTATTGCACTCGCCGATTCGGGCTGGATCCATTGTCGGCGTCTCAGCAAGATGTTCTCAAACTCTTGCGGGAGCGCCGTGGGCGGCTCAAGGCACTCTTGATGCATCAACAAGCTATTGCCGGTATTGGGAATATCTATGCGAATGAAATTCTCTTCCGCGCCGGCCTTCACCCGAACAGCCAAGTCAGTCGCCTGTCGGCAAGCAAGGCCGACAGGCTCCATGCGATCATGCGAGCGGTTTTGGATGAGGCCATTAGGCATGGGGGATCGAGTGTCCGAGACTTTTTTGCCCCTGATGGGACCGAAGGACAATACAAACGCCAGCATCTAGTCTATGGGAAAGCAGGGCAACCTTGTCCGAATCGTTGCGGTGGGGTGATTCAGCGACTCCGAGGAGAGCGAAGCTCCTATTTTTGTCCTCGCTGTCAACCAGTACGTCGGAAGCGATGATGGTCAATCTTGAAAAGTCTTTATCTTTTAATGTGTTATGTGTCGGTTCCAGTGAAGACTCTATCGCTAGGCCTTTTGATCCCTCTTGATTTAGTCCCTCTGGTGTCTTGAGTCATCCTGCTGAGTTCCGTTAGAATCCGGATCCCCTATTTGCCTGAGTTACTACGAAGGAGAATTCGCAATGGCTAAGGTGTTGGAAGGCCCTGGTATGGGGCTGATGAAGAAGTGGGGGATTCACGTCCCCAACCATGTCGTCGTCACGTCTGCCGACGAACTGACCAAACTCGGACAAGCCAATGATTGGATGAAGACCTCGAAGCTGGTAGCGAAGGCGCACGAGGCGCTCGGGTCACGCTTTAAGCTCGGTCTGGTTAAGGTTGGCCTTGATCTCAATGCGGCAGTGGCGGCGACCAAGGAAATGATCGGTCGTCAGGTCGGCAGTATTACCGTCTCGCAGGTCATTATTTCTGAGATGGTCCCACATAAGGAAGAATACTATTGCGCGGTGAAGTCCACTCGCGAAGGCAGTGAGATTCTCGTGGCCAATTGCGGTGGGGTCGAGGTCGAGTCGAATTGGGACCGTGTGAAACGTCTGTGTCTGGAGGTTGGGCAAAGTCCTTCGGCTGCTCAACTAGAAAAGCTCTCGAAAGATGCGGGATTTACCGGTTCACTTGCGAAGAAGGTAGCCGACTTTGCCGGCAAGATGTTCACCTGCTTTGACAGTGAAGATGCCCAGTATCTCGAAGTGAACCCCGTCGTCACGCGTGAGAGCGATGGGGAGTTGGTCGCGCTGGATGCGGTGACGTTGCTGGACGGCGATGCCAAATTCCGGCACCCGGACTGGAACTTTACCTTTGCCGCGGAATTCGGCCGGTCCTACAGTAAGGACGAAGTGGAAGTCATGGCGGTCGACAGCAAGATCAAGGGCTCAGTGAAGTTCATCGAGATTCCGGGCGGTGACACGGCCATGCTGCCGGCCGGTGGTGGCGCCAGTGTCTACTATTCTGATGCGGTTGTGGCGCGCGGCGGCAAGCTGGCGAACTATGCTGAGTATTCCGGTGATCCGCCGGATTGGGCTGTGGAAGTGCTGACGGAGAAGGTCTGTTCATTGCCTGGCATCAAGAACATCATTGTCGGTGGCGCTATTGCGAATTTCACCGATGTGAAAAAGACCTTCGGGGGCATCATTAATGGGTTTCGCAAGGCGAAGGGTGACGGCAAGTTGAAGGGCGTGAAGATCTGGGTGCGTCGCGGCGGACCTCGTGAGAAGGAAGGTCTCGATGCGATGCGCGCACTGAAAGACGAGGGCTTCGACATCAACGTCTTCGACCGCAATACCCCACTGACGGACATCGTCGACAAAGCGTTACAAAAGTAACGAGCTATTAGCCATGAGCTGTCGGCTGAATGTCTGACTGCAGACAGCTTCACTGTTGGAGGATTTTCGATGAGTATTCTGGCCAATAAAGACACCCGCGTGGTGATTCAAGGTGGTGCCGCCGGTGTCAATGCAGCCCGCCGCATGGCGGAGTTCTGTTACCTGATTAAGCGCCCCCTCACGGTCGAGGCGTTTGTCTATCCGCCCGACGCCGGCAAGACGAATGAAGTGCCGTATGGCAGTGGGCTGATTGCGATCCCTATCTACAAGACAATCGCGGAAGCCACGAAACATCATCCAGCGATCAACACCAGCCTTGTCTACATCGGTGCCGACCGTGCCATGAAAGGTGGCATGGAGGCCTTGGATGATCCACATATTAAAGTCGTCTCCATGATCACCGAGGGTGTTCCGGAGAAGGATGCCAAGTTACTTGGAGCCCATGCCAGAAAGCTGGGGAAGGTCTTCAATGGCCCATCTTCAATCGGTATCATCTCGGCCGGGGCTTGCCGGTTGGGTGTCATCGGTGGTGCGTTCGACAATCTGGTCCTCTCAAAGTTATATCGTGAAGGTTCTTTCGGTGTCATTACGAAGTCAGGTGGTCTCTCGAATGAAATTATCTGGATTTGCTCGCAATTTGCCGATGGCATCACGACGGCTATCGGTATCGGTGGCGATGCCTATCCTGGTACCGACTATGTGAGCTATCTCGAAATGTTCGAAAACGATCCGCAAACCAAGGCGGTCGTCATCGTCGGTGAAATGGGCGGCGATCTTGAGGAGCGAGCGGCGGAGTGGTATGGCGCTAAGAAGCGTCGTGTGAAGTTGATCGGTGTGGTCTCCGGGTTCTGCCAGGAGAGCTTGCCGAAGGGCATGAAGTTCGGCCATGCCGGCGCCAAAGAAGGCATGAAGGGCGAGGGGTCGGCTCGATCAAAGTCCGATGCGCTCAAGAAAGCCGGCGCCGTTGTCCCACCGACGTTTGGTGCCCTTGGTCCGGTGATCAAGGAAACCTATCAGGATCTGCTCAAATCTGGCCAGGTGAAAGAGCCGGTGGAGCCAGCTGTCCTGCCTAAGTTGCCAAAGTCAATTGAAGAGGCGATGAAGGCAGACGAAGTGATGGTGGCTCCGTTGATCAGGACCACGATCAGCGACGACCGTGGCGATGAGCCTTGCTACGACGGGTATCCGGCCTCGGAGCTCATCAATAAGGGCTACGAGATTCCCCACGTCATCGGCTTACTTTGGGACAAGCGCCTCATCTCGAAGCAGGAAGCGGAAATCATCAAGCGCATCATGATGCTGTCGGCGGATCACGGGCCTTGCGTCAGTGGTGCCTACGCGACGATCCTTGCGGCCTGCGCTGGAATCGGTCTGTCTCAAGCAGTTGCGGCAGGTCTCATCATGATTGGTCCGCGTTTCGGCGGTGCCGTGACGGACGCTGGTCGCTGGTTTAAGTATGCCGTTGATAACAAGATGACGGTCGAGGACTTCTTGGCCTACATGAAGAAGAATGTCGGTCCGGTGCCGGGCATCGGTCATCGAGTGAAGAGCTTGCGCAATCCGGACAAGCGGGTGAAGGAGCTTGTGGGCTACGTGAAGAGCTTGCACATCAAAACGCCATGCCTCGATTTTGCCTTGGCGGTGGAGCAGGTCACGGCAGTGAAGAAGGATAACTTGATTCTGAATGTGGACGGCACGATGGCGGCCGTGTTGGTCGACTTGGGATTCCCGGTCGATAGTTTGAACGGATTCTTCATCTTGTCGCGCACGATCGGATTGATCGGCCACTGGGTCGATCAGAAGCGCCAGGACAGCCGCTTGATCCGGTTGTTCGATTACCTGGTGAATTACGCGGCACCCAAACGGAGAGAAGTGCCTCCGCTCAAGTAGAAGCGATTAGACTATGGCCGTCAGGCTTCAGTAGCTGAGCGTTGAAACTGATTGCTGATACCCCTGTAAGGAGATAAGTCATGTCCATGGATCTCGCCAAAAATCTCTATGCCAAGATGCCGGAGGTCTTCGAAAAGGCTCGAAAGAAGTTCGGCCGACCGTTGACGCTGGCAGATAAGATTCTTGTTTCACACGCCGACAACTTCGATACCCAGAATTGGGAGCGTGGCAAGGCCATGTTGGCGCTGCGTCCTGATCGTGTGGCGATGCAGGATGCTACGGCCCAGATGGCCGTGCTGCAGTTCATGCAGGCGAACAAGAAGAAGGCTGCGGTGCCGAGCACCATCCACTGCGACCACTTGATCCGTGCTGAAATGGGGTCGGAGAAGGACTTGATGCGTGCCTTGGATGAGAACAGGGAGGTTTATAACTTTCTGGCTTCAGCGGCCAAGAAATATGGTATCGGTTTTTGGAAACCAGGTGCAGGGATCATCCACCAGGTGGTCTTAGAAAACTATGCGTTCCCCGGCTGCTTGATCATCGGGACCGATTCGCATACACCGAACGGCGGGGGGTTGGGAGGCTTGGCGATCGGTGTCGGTGGAGCGGATGCCGGCGAAGTGATGGCCGGTTTGCCTTGGGAAGTGCTCCATCCGAAATTGATCGGGGTGAAGCTCACCGGTAAGTTAAGTGGGTGGGCGTCTGCAAAAGATGTGATCCTCTATCTCTGTGGCCTGCTCACGGTGAAAGGGGGGACGAATAAGATTGTCGAATACTTTGGTCCTGGTGCCGAAACGATCAGTGCGACTGGGAAGGGCACAATTTGCAACATGGGTGCTGAGCTTGGTGCTACCACATCGGTCTTCCCCTTCGATCAAAAGATGGTCGACTATATGACCATTACAGATCGGGCGGATTTGGCGAAATTGGCCCAGGCGAATAAGGCCTTGCTTGTCGCGGATCCTGAAGTGATGCAGGCTCCGGAGAAGTATTACGATCAGATCGTTGAAATCGATCTCTCGAAACTGGAGCCGCATGTGGTCGGACCTCATACGCCGGATCTTGCAAGGCCGATTTCGAAGCTGAAAGCGGAGGCGCAGGAGAAGGGGTATCCGGTCGAATTGAAAGCGGCCTTGATCGGGAGCTGTACCAATTCATCCTACGAAGACATCAGCCGCTCGGCACATGTGGCACAGCAGGCGTTGAAGGCAGGTTTGAAGGCGAAGGCTTCGTTTCTGATTTCTCCCGGGTCAGAGCGCATCTACCACACGATGAAACGTGACGGATTTCTTGAGACGTTCGAGAAGCTCGGCGGCACCGTGCTGTCAAATTCCTGCGGCCCCTGCATCGGTCAGTGGAAGCGTGCGGATGGAGTGAAGGGCAAGGCGGATTCGATCGTCAGTTCTTTCAACCGGAACTTTCCCGGCAGGAACGATGGTATCAGCGAAACGCTTTCGTTCCTCGCAAGCCCGGAAGTCGTGACGGCTTATGCAATCACCGGCGATCTTGGATTCGATCCAGTCAATCAGGCGGTGAAGGGCGCCGACGGCAAGGAATTCAAACTCCAAGCCCCGGTCGGTGAAGAGTTGCCGGCTAAGGGATTTGCGAAGGGCGAGGAAGGCTACGTGGCCCCAGCGGAAGACGGCTCAGGCTTGAGGGTCGACATTCCGCCGACCAGCGAACGGTTACAAGTGTTGCAGCCGTTCCCGAAGTGGGACGGCAAAGATTTCGACAAGCTCCCGCTCTTGATCAAGACCAAGGGTAAGACCACGACCGACCATATTTCGCCTGCCGGTCCTTGGCTCAAGTTCCGTGGTCATTTAGATAAGATCAGTGACAACATGTTCCTTGGCGCCAACAGCGCCTATGCGGCAGAGCCGGGGAAGGGTACGAATGTCCTCACCGGAGAATCGAACCTTACGATCGCGCAGATCGCTCGGGCCTACAAGTCGAAGGGTATTGGATCAATTGTAGTCGGCGATGAGAACTATGGTGAGGGCAGCAGCCGAGAGCATGCGGCGATGTCCCCACGGTTCTTGAACGTGCGCGCAGTCATCACCAAGAGCTTCGCGCGCATCCATGAGACCAATCTCAAGAAGCAGGGAATTTTGCCGTTGACCTTTGCTGATCCGAAGGATTACGACAAGATTGACATGAACGATCGATTGAGCGTCGTGGACTTGCCGAATCTGGCGCCGGGTAAGCCGGTGACGGTCATTATTCACAAGACGAGCGGCGATGTGAAGATCCAAGCAAACCACAGTATGACGGCACAACAAATCACATGGTTTAAGGCCGGTTCTGCGTTGAATGCGCTGAACTAACCAAATATATCGAGGAGGGGAAACGTGGCGAAAGCAGATAAAATCATCTATACAAAGACCGATGAGGCGCCGATGCTGGCGACCTATTCGTTTCTGCCGATCATCAACGCCTTTTCAAAAGCGGCTGGTGTCACGGTTGAACTACGGGACATTTCGCTCGCGGGCCGTGTGATCGCGGTGTTTCCGGAATATCTGACCCCGGCGCAGAAGCAGCATGACGCCTTGGCCGAGCTGGGCGAGTTGGCGAAGACGCCGGAAGCCAACATCATCAAATTACCCAACATCAGCGCGTCGATTCCTCAGCTGGTTGCGACCATCAAGGAATTGCAGAAGCAGGGCTATAAGTTACCCGACTATCCCGAGAATCCGAAAGACGATAAAGAAAAGGATATCAAGACTCGCTACGACAAGGTGAAGGGCAGTGCCGTCAATCCAGTGTTACGCGAAGGCAACTCAGATCGGCGTGCCCCCTTGTCCGTGAAAGCCTATGCGCGGAAGCATCCGCATAAGATGGGAGCCTGGCCGTCTGATTCCAAGACTCACGTGGTTCATATGAAGGGCGGCGACTTCTTCTCAAATGAAAAGTCATGTACGATTCCGGCTGCAACGACTGCGAAGATTGAATTCGTGGGAGCCGATGGGAAAACCACGGTTCTGAAGGAGAAAGTCGCATTGCAGGCCGGGGAAGTGTTGGATGCCACCTTCATGAGCGTGAAAGCTCTGCGGAAGTTCTTGGAAGAGCAGATCGAGGATGCCAAAACCAAAGGCGTCTTGTGGTCGCTCCATATGAAGGCTACCATGATGAAGGTCTCAGACCCAAAGATCTTCGGCCATGGCGTGACCGTCTATTACAAAGACGTGTTTGAGAAGCACGGCGAAACGTTTAAGAAGCTCGGAATCGATCCAGACAACGGCCTTGGCGACGTGTACGCCAAGATTAAGTCACTGCCGGATGAGCAACGGAAGGCGATCGAAGCGGACATTCAAGCCGTCTACCAGAGGCGTCCGCCGATGGCGATGGTGAACAGCGATAAGGGTATTACCAATCTCCATGTGCCGAGCGATATCATTATCGATGCCTCGATGCCTCCGGTGATCCGCGATTCCGGTAAGATGTGGAATCCACAAGGCCAGTTGCAGGACGTGAAGTGCGTGATCCCCGACGCCAGCTATGCGCCGGTGTATCACGAGGTCGTCGAGTTCTGTAAGCAAAAGGGCCAGTTCGACCCCCGCACGATGGGGACGATTCCGAACGTTGGGCTGATGGCTCAGGCGGCGGAAGAGTACGGCTCCCATGACAAGACCTTCAAGGCACCGGCCAACGGCACGATCCGCATCGTCGATGTCAACGGCACGGTCTTGCACCAGCATCAGGTGGAAGAGGGCGATATCTGGCGTGCCTGCCAGGTCAAGGATGCGCCGATTCAGGATTGGGTCAAGCTGGCTGTCACGCGTGCGCGTGCGACCGGTGCGCCGGCGGTGTTTTGGTTGAACAAGGACCGTGCGCATGATGCCGAATTGATCAAGAAAGTGAACGCCTATTTGTCGAAGCACGATACAACTGGTCTTGAGATCAAGGTCATGGCTCCGGCCGATGCCTGCCGTTTTTCAATCGAGCGGATGAAGGAAGGCAAGGATACGATCTCCTGTACCGGCAACGTGCTTCGTGACTATCTCACCGACCTGTTCCCAATTCTCGAAATTGGAACCAGCGCCAAGATGCTCTCGATCGTCCCCTTGCTGAACGGCGGTGGGTTGTTCGAGACCGGTGCGGGAGGATCGGCGCCGAAGCATGTGCAGCAGTTTGAGCAAGAGGGCTACCTGCGTTGGGATTCGCTCGGCGAGTTCTTGGCTCTGGCTGCTTCGTTGGAGCATTTGGCGAAAGCGGGGAACAATCCGGTGGCGAAGATCCTGGCGGATACGCTGGATCAGGCCAACGCAAAGTTTCTCGAGAGCAACAAGTCACCTGCCCGTAAAGTCGGCGAGATCGACAACCGCGGCAGCCATTTCTACCTGGCTCTCTACTGGGCGCAGGCCTTGGCCGCACAGACCGCGGACAAGAGGATTGCGGAGAAGTTCGCGAAGATCGCCAAGGATTTGAGCGACAACGAGAAGACGATCGACGGCGAGTTGTTGTCCGCGCAGGGCAAGCCGCAGGATGTCGGCGGGTACTATCACCCGGACGATGCCAAGGCGTACAAGGCGATGCGACCGAGTGCGACGTTGAACAAGATCATCGATTCGTTCGCATAAGATAGAGAGGACAGTGCGTAGTTGTCAGCAATCAGATCAGAAAGATTCTGCGGCTGAAAGCTGAGAGCTGTCAGGGGATTTTGGTCATGGCTACAGAAACCACAGACACTCAGAATGTGATCGATCAACCCGAGGTCATGAAGCCTCGGATGGTCACGATTGAGATCGCCGGCAAGAAGGTTGAGGTTCCGGAAGGGATCACGGTTGTTCGTGCCATGTGGTACGCGGGTATCGATGTCGTGCGGGGCGTGGGCTGTCTGGGCGGGTTCTGTGGGGCCTGTGCGACGTACTATCGGACCAAGGATGATCCCAAAGTCCGGACCTGCCTCGCGTGCCAAATGGCAGTGCAGGACGGCATGTCCTTTACGATGATGCCCCCTTTCCCAGCTCGCAAGGCGACCTACGAGATTCAAACGCTCCAAGATCCGAAGCAAGACCTCTTCAATCTCTATCCTGAAGCCCCGCTGTGCAGGAATTGCAACGCGTGCACCGAGGCCTGCCCACAGAAGATCGATGTCCGCGAGGGCGTGTGGAAGGCCGTCTTCGGAGACTTCAAGAGCGTCTCCGAGATGTTTATGGATTGCGTCATGTGCGGGATGTGTACGCCGGTTTGCATTGCCGACATTGCCCCGAATCTCGTGGCACTGTATGTCAGTCGTGCGCAGGGTGCGCATTTCACCGACAAACCGGTGGGGCTTGATACCCGGATCAAAGAGATTCAAGACGGTACCTATAACGGCGAATGGGCCAGGATTCTGAAGATGAATGAGAAGGAACTGGCCGAACACTGTGCGACGGTGAAATAGCCGCGAAGCAATCAGCCGTCAGCTCTCAGCTTCTGAGAGGCGGTTGCTGGATGCTCGCGGCTGAAAGCGACACATGGACATTCACGCGCTCCAACAGATCGTACACAAAACTCGGGATGTCCGTCGTAAGCAGACTATCCCAAAGTTTTCTCCTGCCGACCGGGATCAGTTGATTCACAAGTATCATCCTGACTTTCGTGCCAGCGCGTACCGACCGATCCGGTTCGGTCCCAATGAAGGTGAGAAAACGGTCGTCGAGTTGGCCACGTTGCTGGAAGGCGACAGCTCGATTCAAGCCGATCTGGATCTGGCTCCCCAGTACACGACCGATGTCTTAGTCATCGGCGGTGGTGGAGCTGGTTGCGCAGCCGCCCTGCATGCACATGGGGCCGGTGCGAAGACCATTCTGGCGACGAAGCTTCGTTTAGGCGATTCCAATAGTGTGATGGCGCAGGGGGGGATGCAGATTTCGGTCGCACCGGAAGATTCACCCGTGACGCACTTTCTCGATACCCTTAAGGGTGGGCACATGGAGAACGACCATGCCCTGCTCAAGGTGATGGTTGAGGAGGGGCCGGCGATTGCGAAGTGGTTGATCCAGCTTGGTGTGCTCTTCGATCGACAGGCAGATGGTAACCTGC from Nitrospira sp. carries:
- a CDS encoding class I SAM-dependent methyltransferase, producing MDESMGRLLDHTDGMGQAKMFSKAWYNEYFKRAYTSRTHAQFCEAVYGRDLCQHGMMDVEEMDFLASLLKPGEQVLEIGCANGRITEYLAEKTSCSILGIDYSDVAISQAQDRTQSKTGRLSFRCVDLIADDIPGEGYDTIIAVDCVYFMGNYDVTIRKLNNKLKPGGRMIVAAFQAKEEGDPEDVLEPGRTRMARVLQTLGLVYRQYNFTPNIRNHWVKNYEVSRAMYREFAAEGNEFLADARIAENGWFKDHAERGTLVRFLYVINHNPDVA
- a CDS encoding dual specificity protein phosphatase family protein — encoded protein: MHMITDRLLVGNIDDAKQPTTAIGTLLLVAEELTVTPAAWVDYQHIPFREFAKADHAKLAQAVEWLEPRVPKGRTLVCCRAGMGRSVSVVMAYLCCVEGQTYDEVLKLIMTRRPSAMPLPNLQVAIEQVRQRRRAA
- the mutM gene encoding bifunctional DNA-formamidopyrimidine glycosylase/DNA-(apurinic or apyrimidinic site) lyase, translated to MPELPEAEVVTRQIRARLLGARLTEVWIGREDIVREGYAAASWYRGATLQSVNRYGKSVALAFVNSHDCRYVVAELGMTGLLLFPSVQVKHPQHVHVRLLFEGGCEPELRYWNPRRFGRLSFLDKAGLDQYCTRRFGLDPLSASQQDVLKLLRERRGRLKALLMHQQAIAGIGNIYANEILFRAGLHPNSQVSRLSASKADRLHAIMRAVLDEAIRHGGSSVRDFFAPDGTEGQYKRQHLVYGKAGQPCPNRCGGVIQRLRGERSSYFCPRCQPVRRKR
- a CDS encoding ATP citrate lyase translates to MAKVLEGPGMGLMKKWGIHVPNHVVVTSADELTKLGQANDWMKTSKLVAKAHEALGSRFKLGLVKVGLDLNAAVAATKEMIGRQVGSITVSQVIISEMVPHKEEYYCAVKSTREGSEILVANCGGVEVESNWDRVKRLCLEVGQSPSAAQLEKLSKDAGFTGSLAKKVADFAGKMFTCFDSEDAQYLEVNPVVTRESDGELVALDAVTLLDGDAKFRHPDWNFTFAAEFGRSYSKDEVEVMAVDSKIKGSVKFIEIPGGDTAMLPAGGGASVYYSDAVVARGGKLANYAEYSGDPPDWAVEVLTEKVCSLPGIKNIIVGGAIANFTDVKKTFGGIINGFRKAKGDGKLKGVKIWVRRGGPREKEGLDAMRALKDEGFDINVFDRNTPLTDIVDKALQK
- a CDS encoding ATP citrate lyase, with translation MSILANKDTRVVIQGGAAGVNAARRMAEFCYLIKRPLTVEAFVYPPDAGKTNEVPYGSGLIAIPIYKTIAEATKHHPAINTSLVYIGADRAMKGGMEALDDPHIKVVSMITEGVPEKDAKLLGAHARKLGKVFNGPSSIGIISAGACRLGVIGGAFDNLVLSKLYREGSFGVITKSGGLSNEIIWICSQFADGITTAIGIGGDAYPGTDYVSYLEMFENDPQTKAVVIVGEMGGDLEERAAEWYGAKKRRVKLIGVVSGFCQESLPKGMKFGHAGAKEGMKGEGSARSKSDALKKAGAVVPPTFGALGPVIKETYQDLLKSGQVKEPVEPAVLPKLPKSIEEAMKADEVMVAPLIRTTISDDRGDEPCYDGYPASELINKGYEIPHVIGLLWDKRLISKQEAEIIKRIMMLSADHGPCVSGAYATILAACAGIGLSQAVAAGLIMIGPRFGGAVTDAGRWFKYAVDNKMTVEDFLAYMKKNVGPVPGIGHRVKSLRNPDKRVKELVGYVKSLHIKTPCLDFALAVEQVTAVKKDNLILNVDGTMAAVLVDLGFPVDSLNGFFILSRTIGLIGHWVDQKRQDSRLIRLFDYLVNYAAPKRREVPPLK
- a CDS encoding aconitate hydratase, which gives rise to MSMDLAKNLYAKMPEVFEKARKKFGRPLTLADKILVSHADNFDTQNWERGKAMLALRPDRVAMQDATAQMAVLQFMQANKKKAAVPSTIHCDHLIRAEMGSEKDLMRALDENREVYNFLASAAKKYGIGFWKPGAGIIHQVVLENYAFPGCLIIGTDSHTPNGGGLGGLAIGVGGADAGEVMAGLPWEVLHPKLIGVKLTGKLSGWASAKDVILYLCGLLTVKGGTNKIVEYFGPGAETISATGKGTICNMGAELGATTSVFPFDQKMVDYMTITDRADLAKLAQANKALLVADPEVMQAPEKYYDQIVEIDLSKLEPHVVGPHTPDLARPISKLKAEAQEKGYPVELKAALIGSCTNSSYEDISRSAHVAQQALKAGLKAKASFLISPGSERIYHTMKRDGFLETFEKLGGTVLSNSCGPCIGQWKRADGVKGKADSIVSSFNRNFPGRNDGISETLSFLASPEVVTAYAITGDLGFDPVNQAVKGADGKEFKLQAPVGEELPAKGFAKGEEGYVAPAEDGSGLRVDIPPTSERLQVLQPFPKWDGKDFDKLPLLIKTKGKTTTDHISPAGPWLKFRGHLDKISDNMFLGANSAYAAEPGKGTNVLTGESNLTIAQIARAYKSKGIGSIVVGDENYGEGSSREHAAMSPRFLNVRAVITKSFARIHETNLKKQGILPLTFADPKDYDKIDMNDRLSVVDLPNLAPGKPVTVIIHKTSGDVKIQANHSMTAQQITWFKAGSALNALN